Sequence from the Nocardia cyriacigeorgica GUH-2 genome:
GCGAGCCAGGCCCGCCGCACCGATCACACGTGTCGTCATACAGTCCAGTATTGCGGTAGTGGCTCTTTATCGGCAAGGCCAGTTGGCGCACGCTGGGCGAATGACCCTGCTCGTCACGCTCTTCGTCATCGTCACGTTCAGCCTGCTCGGCTACTACTACGCGCCGCGTCACACCGAGGAGGGCTGGGAGGTGGACCGGCTGCGGCCGCGCGATCCGCTCGGCAATCTCCCGGTCTCGCACTATGACGAGCAGCGATTGTTCCGGGATATCGCCGCTGTCTACGCCCGGCGGGAGGAGCCGGACGATCCACGCCGCGGCGAGTCTCCGGAGCGGCGGCGGGAGTCGTCGGCGTGATGAGAGCTACCGATCGAGCAGTCCAGTTCTGGCAACTGGACTGCTCGATTCTTACTTGTCGGTGGTACCGGGCAGACTGGCGGCCATGAACGCAGCAGTCGGCTCGCCGGTTCAGGCGGCACTGTTCGACACCGCGATCGGTACCTGTGCCATCGCATGGCGCGCGGACGCGGTCGTGCGGTTCCAGCTACCCGAGGCGAGTCCGGAGGCTACTCGCGCCCGAATCCTGCGTGCGAGCCCGGAGTTCGGTGCCGTCGTCGAAGCCGAGCCGACCGCCGTCATCGCCGAAGCCATCGCGGGTATCCGAGCCCATCTCGACGGGCAGCTCGACGATCTGCGCTGGATCCCGCTGGACACCAGCACCATCCCGCAATTCCACAAGGCGGTCTACGAGACGACGCGCGACATCGACCCCGGCCACACCCTCAGCTACGGCGAGGTCGCCGAACGCGTCGGCGCGGCGGGCGCGGCCCAAGCGGTCGGCCAAGCCCTCGGCCGCAACCCCATCCCGCTGATCATCCCGTGCCACCGGGTCCTCGCCGCCGATTACGGCCTGCACGGCTTCTCCGCGCCGGGCGGGATCGGCACCAAGCAGCGGCTACTCCAGATCGAACGGACGCCGGGCATCGGGGAACCGACGCTGTTCTGAATGGGGATCGGGCCCTATCACCGACCTGGCCGCCATTGCCGCCGATCAACGGCGTGGGAGGGGTGCCGGCGAGCCGCAGCGGCGCGACTGTCGGATCTATCGTGTGGCGCCCCGCGCCGGCCCCGCCCATGCCACCGAGCACCCGCCGCCCGCTCGCTGTCGGCGCGACCAAGTGAACATACGGCGCCCGGGGAAACCTCATATCTCGCGTAGCCCCGGGATCCGCCGACGGCAATTCGGCACGAGCGGACCACCTCTCGACCCAGACTGCTCCGGCCACGACCGATCTGGCCGCCGTTGCCGTCGATCACGACGTGGGAGAGCCCTAGAGCGTGGCGCCCGCGCTGGCGCCGCCCATACCGCCGAGCACTCCACCGACCGCACCACCCGCGACGGCAGCCGGGATGCCGAGTGCGGCCGCGCCGACTCCGGCGCCGATGGCAGCACCGGCGCCCGTGGTCGCGGCGGCAACCGGCCAGGCCGCGACGAAGGCGGCGCCCAGCGCGGGCAGGGCGGCGGCACCGGCGGTCGGGACGGCGCTGGCGGCGGCGATGATCGCGCCCGCGGCGGCCGTGCCCGCCACGCCGACGACGAATCCGGCACCGGCACCGATCGCGGCACCACCGAGCCCGCCGACGACCGCAGCGGGCACACCCGCGATCGCCGCACCGGCCACGGCGCCGCCGACGGCTCCCGCCGCGGTGGCGGCCGCGATCTTGTCGGAGCGGCTCGGGTTGATGCCGATGGACCGTCCACCGGTGGCGATGGCGGCTTCGGCCTGGGCGGCGGTGCCGTTGACGCCGTCGAGCACATCGTTGGGCACTTCGTCCGGGACGGGGCTGGTGAAGTCGCCGATGCGCAGCGTCCGGGGCGGCGGCGCGATGGGCGCGACCGGCTCGACGGGCTGCGGTGCGTGCAGTTGCTGCGGCTGGATGGGCGGCGCGGGCTCGGACCGGTCCGGAATCGGGCGGGTCTGCGGCGGGGCCGGCTGGAGCGAGCGCAGCTCCGGCTCGACGTCGATCTCGGGCGCGAGCCGGTCGGAACCGCGCGAACCAGGGTCGACGACGCCGGGCTGACGCGGCGCCGGAGTGGCGGGGGCAGGCCCGGGAGTGACGACTCCGGGCTGGCTCGGCTGCGGATCCGCGAGCGCGGTCCCCGAGGCGGCGACCGCCAGCGCCAGCGGCAGCGCCCCGATCATCGGTCGCAGCGCCCGCCTGGCGGCCGAATTCTTCACTTCTTCGTACCGACGACCCACGCCGAACACCACCATCGAAACTCGTGCGATTTCCCCCGCCGTTCGGCGCGATCGCAGGCACGATATCCGTAGCCATCGGGAAGCTGTCAAATCGATTGGCGTGTCGACTCCGCCCGCGTCAGCCCTCTTATCAGCATCGATACTCGATGCGCATCACCGGCCCATTGTTTGCCGGCATCGGCGAATCAGGGCGGCGTCTCACCGCGCAGCAGCGCCGCCAGCGACTCCCGGTCCGTCACATCCATCTTGATGCAGGCCCGGTACAGGTGCCCCTCCACCGTGCGGACCGAAACCGTGAGCCGGTCGGCGATTTGGCGATTCGACAGCCCGGCCGCCACCAGATTCGCGATCTCGCGTTCGCGCGCGGTCAGCGGAAGTGGTTGCGCCGCTTGTCTCAGCGCGGGCGTGCTCGCCCCGCCGCAGGCTGCGGCGAGCCGATTGGCGGTGGCCGCCGATTCCAGCAACCGACGGCGATCGCCCGCGCGTTCGTGCGCCGAGGCGGCTTGCGCGGCGGCGTCGGCGGCCGACAGCAGCGCGCCGATGCGCTCGAATTCCGTTGCGGCGGCGTCGAGTCCGGGTCCGTCGTGGGCGGCGAGGGCGACGGCGTGGCGGGCCTGTACCTGCACCAGCACACCGTCGACCTTGGCCGCGAGATCGGCGAGCCGGCCCGCCACCGAATGCTCACCGAAGCGGGCCGCGGTATGCAGCGCCATCGCCTCGATCGCGTGCTGATGGGAGCGGGCGGCGGCGTCGGCGGCGTTCATCGCGATGCGAATGGCGGGCGTGATCGTGCCTTCGGCGCCGGCCAGCCAGGCCTTGGCGATCTCGAGCTGCGGTTCGTAAACGGCGCTGTGCCTGCCGCCGCGTTCGGTGGCCCCGGCGATGGCCTCGGCCGCGTCACCGGCCCGGCCGAGCGCCGAATACGCCTCGGCCAGCCGCAGCCGGGCCGGAAACATCCAGGCCGCAGCGCCTTCGGTGCTCAACGCGGCCAGCGCCTGTTCCAGATGCTCGATACCGTCCGGGAACCGGCCCTGCGCCACGTCGACGGTGCCCTGCAAGATCTTCGACATTCCCCAGGCCAGGTACTGCCCGGGCGCCGAATAGCCGAAATATGCGGTGGCGCAGCGGCGCGCGGCTTCCATATCGCCGGTGAAGGTGAGCGCGAGCACCTCGGCGTGCGTGGACATGAAACGGTTCAGCCCGTCGATATGGGATTCCACCTCGTGTCCACGCTGGGCGTACTGCCGGGCGGCCTCGCCGCGGCCCATCAGCGCCAGCGCCAGCCCGCCGCCGAAGGAGGCCCACCACACCGCCCACGGCGGGGCGTCCTCGGTATTCATCACCGATTCGGCGTCGTCGAACGCGTCGTCGAGGCGGTTCTCGTTCACCGCGCAGGCCGAGGCCAGTCCGGTGAGGATCGAAGCGATCTTCGGATGGCGCACCTTCGACCGCACCAGCGCGAGCACTTCGTCGGCGCGGTCGGCATCGCCCATGGCCCACAGCAGATTCGATACCCGGGTGCTGCCCCAGCGCGCCAGCTGCACCTCGTTGAGCTGGTCCGGGTCGAAGCTGGCCAGGGTGCGTTCGGCCTCGATGCGATGGCCCTGCCACAGCAGCGCCCGGGCCAGCAGATCCGCCGACTCCACCCCGCCGCGACGCTCCACCGCCGCGCGCGCGAACCGTTCGCCCAGCGGCAGATTCGCCAACCCGATGGCATCGGCGGCGGCGGCTTCGAACAGTTCCAGATCGGCGGATTTATCGCTGTCGAGGGCCAGTTCGGCCAGGCGGATCCGGTCGGCGGCGGAGTTGATCCGGCGCTCACTCAATGCCGAATACAACCGGCCGCGCAGCCGTCGCGCCGACGCGATGCCCAGCCTACGCCGGATGACTTCGCCGAACAGCGGATGGTTGTATCGCACGACCAGTTCGTGCGAGTTCTCCACCACCCGGATGACGCCGCGGTTCTCGGCCGCCTCCACCGCCTCCTCGCCGGCGAGCTCGGCCATCACCTCCAGGTCGATGGGCTCGCAGAAAGTGAGCAGCTCCAGCACCCGCAGCACCGGCTCGGGCAGCTGTTCGACCCGATCCTCCAGCAGCGCAGCCAGTTCCGAGGTCACCGCGGCCCGGCCGCGCAGCTGCCAGACCCCGTTGACCTGCCGCAGCGAGCCCGCCTCCAGCGCACCCTCGACCAGATGCCGCAGGAACAGCGCATTGCCGCCGGAGGATTCCCACATCAGGTTGGCGGTGAAGCCCTCGAGCTGGCCGCCCAGCATCGACTCCACCAGATCCACACTCTGCCGCTGGCTGAACGGATTCAGATCGATGCGCAGCAGATGCCCGTCTTTCCACAGCGAGGTGACCGCGTCGGGCACCTGGACGCCGCTGCGGACGGTGGCGACGATGCGGGCGGCGCGGTCGATCGCCAACTGCAACAACAGAGTCGCCGACAACTGGTCGAGCAGATGGGCGTCGTCGACGCCGATGATGATCGGTCCATCGGCCAGCAGCGCCTCGCGCGCCGCCGACATGAACGTCACCGGATCGTGGGCGGTGTATACCCCGACCATATGGGCGAATACGCCGAGCGGAATGCTGCGCGCCGACTCGGTACCCGCGACCCAGCGCACATTCCCGCCGACCGCCGCGGTGGCCTGTCTGGCGAGGGTGGTCTTGCCGACGCCGGCATCCCCGGTGAGTACGGCACCGACCGGGCCGTCGCCGGTGAGCGCGGAGCGAATCGCCTCGAATTCGGTCGCGCGTTCGATCATCGGCCAGTTCCGAGCCATTCACCTACTTTAGAGGCAACGGTGTTCGATTGCGCCGCCTCCGGCGTCGCGGGTTCGCGGCCTGGGTGGTTCCGGTCGCCGACGGCGCTGGTCTGCCGCTCGGCGGCTAGGACTCCAGCACGTCGTGGCGGACGATCGTCTGATCGCGTCCCGGGCCGACGCCGATGCACGACATCCGCGCACCCGACAGCTCCTCGAGCCGTCGCACGTACGCCTGGGCGTTCGCGGGCAGGTCCTCGAAGGTCCGTGCGTGCGAGATGTCTTCCCACCAGCCGGGCATCTCTTCGTAAATCGGCTTGGCGTGGTGGAACTCGGTCTGCGTGGTCGGCATCTGCTCGACCCGCTCGCCGTCGACGTCGTAGGCCACGCAGATCGGCACAGTCTCCAGGCTGGACAGCACGTCGAGCTTGGTGAGGAAGTAGTCGGTGATGCCGTTGACGCGGGTGGCGTAGCGGGCGATGACGGCGTCGAACCAGCCGCAGCGGCGGGCACGGCCGGTGGTCACGCCGACCTCGCCGCCGGTCTTGGCCAGGTAGGCGCCGGATTCGTCGAACAGCTCGGTCGGGAACGGACCCGAGCCGACGCGGGTGGTGTAGCACTTGAGGATGCCGAGCACCGTGTTGATCTTGTTCGGCCCGATGCCCGCGCCGACGGCCGCGCCACCGGAGGTCGGATTGGACGAGGTGACGTACGGGTAGGTGCCGTGGTCGACGTCGAGCAGGGTGCCCTGCGAGCCCTCCAGCAGCACCGTCTCGCCGCGCTCGAGCGCCTGGTTCAGCTTCAGCCGGGTGTCGCTGATGCGGTGCTTGAAACGCTCGGCCTGCTCGAGCACCTCGTCGACCACCTGCTGCGGCTCCAGCGCGCGGCGGTTGTAGATCTTGACCAGCACCTGGTTCTTGAACTCGAGCGCGGCCTCCACCTTCTGGGTGAGGATCTTCTCGTCGAGCACATCGGCGACCCGGACGCCGACGCGGGCGACCTTGTCCTGGTAGCAGGGGCCGATACCGCGACCGGTGGTGCCGATCTTGTTGTTGCCGAGGAAGCGTTCGGTGACCTTATCGATGGCCACGTGGTACGGCATGATCAGATGCGCATCGGCCGAGACCAGCAGGCCGGAGGTGTCGACGTCGCGCTGCTCCAGACCGGCCAGCTCGTCGAGCAGCACACCGGGATCGATCACGACACCGTTGCCGATGACGTTGGTGACGCCGGGGGTGAGGATGCCGGACGGGATCAGATGCAGTGCGAAGTTGTCACCGTTGGGCAGCACCACGGTGTGACCGGCATTGTTGCCGCCCTGGTACCGAACCACCCATTGCACGCGCCCACCGAGTAGATCGGTAGCTTTGCCCTTGCCCTCGTCGCCCCACTGGGCGCCGATGAGGACGATTGCCGGCATGGTCGTGTCTCCTACGGTTCGACGCGCAACACCGTGTGTGTTGCAGCTACCTGCCCGTATCGAGGCGGTGGCCGGAAGCACAGTCTAGTCGACCCCCTTATCCGTCCGGCCGAACCCTCGACCGCCGGCGGATCGCGACGCCGCAGGCGGCGCTGAACAAACAGGGCTATGGTTGCTGGAGCGGACAGACAGTCGTCCGGGTGAACGGGTAGGACGACCGACGGGAGTCGGCCGGATCGAGGAGGGTGTACGGCAGTTTGAGTACCCACGTTCTCCGTTGCGACGGCGCACCGGTACCGATTGCCCTCGCTTCCCAGCCCACCACCCAGACCGACGCGATTCCCGATACCGGCGAGATCGATGAGCTGCTGCCGGTGCTCGCCGCCGACAGCCTGCCGCGGTTGATCGTGCTCGGTGACGACGCCGCGCTGGCCGCGGTGCTCACCCATCTGATGCGCACCGAGCGGCTGAACGTGGAGATCGGGTACGTCCCGGTCGAGAAGACCTACGGCTCGCGCGCCTACGAGACCGGCACCGGTAATGCCGCCGCCAAACGCGCACTGGAGGGCCGCGCCACCGAGGTTCCGTTGATCCGCGACGACACCGGCACGGTGCTGGTGGGCCGCGCGACCCTGGTGGGCGTCGAGGACAAGCTCGAGGGCGAGGCCTACGTCGACGACACCCTGCTGTTCTCCGGCAAGGTCGCCGCGATGCTCGTCTCGCCCACCTTGGAGATGCCCGGCGTGCGCGCCACCGTCCAGCGCGGGGTGCGCAAGCGGAAATGGGTCAGCGGGCGCGCCGCACAACTCGGTACTCCGGGCGCGCGGGTCACCCGCGACGGCATTGCCAACGATCGCACGGTGCCGCGATCGACCTTTTACCGTCATCACGAGCCCTGGCTGCTGGTCCGATGAGCTTTCCCGCCCAGGCCCGCCGCTCCGGCGCGGTGCGGCCGAGCCCCGTCTTCCTGCTGGTCGTGGCGATCACCGTGCTGGGTGGTGCGCTGGCCTGGGACGCCGAGCTGGACTCGGTGCGCGCCAAGGCCGGGGTGT
This genomic interval carries:
- a CDS encoding methylated-DNA--[protein]-cysteine S-methyltransferase, which produces MNAAVGSPVQAALFDTAIGTCAIAWRADAVVRFQLPEASPEATRARILRASPEFGAVVEAEPTAVIAEAIAGIRAHLDGQLDDLRWIPLDTSTIPQFHKAVYETTRDIDPGHTLSYGEVAERVGAAGAAQAVGQALGRNPIPLIIPCHRVLAADYGLHGFSAPGGIGTKQRLLQIERTPGIGEPTLF
- a CDS encoding helix-turn-helix transcriptional regulator, yielding MARNWPMIERATEFEAIRSALTGDGPVGAVLTGDAGVGKTTLARQATAAVGGNVRWVAGTESARSIPLGVFAHMVGVYTAHDPVTFMSAAREALLADGPIIIGVDDAHLLDQLSATLLLQLAIDRAARIVATVRSGVQVPDAVTSLWKDGHLLRIDLNPFSQRQSVDLVESMLGGQLEGFTANLMWESSGGNALFLRHLVEGALEAGSLRQVNGVWQLRGRAAVTSELAALLEDRVEQLPEPVLRVLELLTFCEPIDLEVMAELAGEEAVEAAENRGVIRVVENSHELVVRYNHPLFGEVIRRRLGIASARRLRGRLYSALSERRINSAADRIRLAELALDSDKSADLELFEAAAADAIGLANLPLGERFARAAVERRGGVESADLLARALLWQGHRIEAERTLASFDPDQLNEVQLARWGSTRVSNLLWAMGDADRADEVLALVRSKVRHPKIASILTGLASACAVNENRLDDAFDDAESVMNTEDAPPWAVWWASFGGGLALALMGRGEAARQYAQRGHEVESHIDGLNRFMSTHAEVLALTFTGDMEAARRCATAYFGYSAPGQYLAWGMSKILQGTVDVAQGRFPDGIEHLEQALAALSTEGAAAWMFPARLRLAEAYSALGRAGDAAEAIAGATERGGRHSAVYEPQLEIAKAWLAGAEGTITPAIRIAMNAADAAARSHQHAIEAMALHTAARFGEHSVAGRLADLAAKVDGVLVQVQARHAVALAAHDGPGLDAAATEFERIGALLSAADAAAQAASAHERAGDRRRLLESAATANRLAAACGGASTPALRQAAQPLPLTAREREIANLVAAGLSNRQIADRLTVSVRTVEGHLYRACIKMDVTDRESLAALLRGETPP
- a CDS encoding adenylosuccinate synthase, giving the protein MPAIVLIGAQWGDEGKGKATDLLGGRVQWVVRYQGGNNAGHTVVLPNGDNFALHLIPSGILTPGVTNVIGNGVVIDPGVLLDELAGLEQRDVDTSGLLVSADAHLIMPYHVAIDKVTERFLGNNKIGTTGRGIGPCYQDKVARVGVRVADVLDEKILTQKVEAALEFKNQVLVKIYNRRALEPQQVVDEVLEQAERFKHRISDTRLKLNQALERGETVLLEGSQGTLLDVDHGTYPYVTSSNPTSGGAAVGAGIGPNKINTVLGILKCYTTRVGSGPFPTELFDESGAYLAKTGGEVGVTTGRARRCGWFDAVIARYATRVNGITDYFLTKLDVLSSLETVPICVAYDVDGERVEQMPTTQTEFHHAKPIYEEMPGWWEDISHARTFEDLPANAQAYVRRLEELSGARMSCIGVGPGRDQTIVRHDVLES